One part of the Anaeromyxobacter sp. Fw109-5 genome encodes these proteins:
- a CDS encoding flagellar biosynthesis protein FlhA, giving the protein MIRLHPLLARVRGAGDALFAVAVLSVVLLLVAPIPPAALDALLALNLGLAATVLVATLFARDALRFASFPTLLLLTTLFRLALNVSSTRLVLSRGEAGRVIEAFGRVVVQGNYVVGAVVFAILTLVQLLVVAKGAERVAEVAARFTLDALPGKQMAIDADVRAGALDAGEARRRRRALERESQLYGAMDGALKFVKGDAIAGIAIVLVNVTGGLVAGALRGMDVGDAARRYALLAIGDGLVSQIPALLVAVSAGVAVTRVAAEDDGGSLGGEIGRQLAAEPAALATVSALLAALALAPGLPAAPFVALSAAAAGGALHLSRRRARQAAAQAEAPARADDPFAPPAPIVLELSDDLLDEARAEDGRALRDALATLREQLWRELGVQVPPVVLRPAPLAAGAWALLVDEVPVASGRAARGERLALVAPDELALVGIASTPAEDPASGGAASLVSDADAARAAALGLALGRVERLVHEAGAGLRKAAHHLVGVQEAQALLDALEPSAPALVREASRQLPPALLAEVLRRLVEEGVSVRPLRTILEALLEAGGPAPGAAALAEACRRALRRHIAHRFACDGPLAALLIDPAAEHTIREALAGEALALEPGTARALLDALAAETHGARAPPVILAAGDVRRALRGLVAPRFPRVAVLAFEELPPDLAVRPVGRLGLAA; this is encoded by the coding sequence ATGATCCGCCTGCACCCGCTCCTCGCCCGCGTCCGCGGCGCCGGTGACGCGCTGTTCGCCGTCGCGGTCCTCTCGGTCGTGCTCCTGCTCGTCGCGCCGATCCCGCCGGCGGCGCTCGACGCGCTGCTCGCGCTGAACCTCGGCCTCGCCGCGACCGTCCTCGTCGCGACGCTCTTCGCGCGAGACGCGCTGCGCTTCGCGAGCTTCCCCACCCTGCTCCTCCTCACCACGCTCTTCCGCCTGGCGCTCAACGTCTCGTCCACGCGCCTCGTGCTCTCGCGCGGAGAGGCCGGACGGGTCATCGAGGCGTTCGGCCGGGTGGTGGTGCAGGGCAACTACGTGGTGGGCGCGGTCGTGTTCGCGATCCTGACGCTGGTGCAGCTCCTCGTCGTCGCGAAGGGCGCCGAGCGCGTGGCGGAGGTGGCGGCGCGCTTCACGCTCGACGCCCTCCCCGGCAAGCAGATGGCGATCGACGCGGACGTCCGCGCCGGCGCGCTCGACGCGGGCGAGGCGCGGAGGCGAAGGCGCGCCCTCGAGCGCGAGAGCCAGCTCTACGGCGCCATGGACGGCGCGCTCAAGTTCGTGAAGGGGGACGCGATCGCCGGCATCGCCATCGTGCTCGTCAACGTGACGGGCGGGCTCGTCGCGGGAGCGCTGCGCGGCATGGACGTCGGCGACGCCGCGCGCCGCTACGCCCTGCTCGCGATCGGCGACGGCCTCGTCTCGCAGATCCCGGCGCTCCTCGTCGCGGTCTCCGCCGGCGTCGCGGTGACGCGGGTCGCCGCGGAGGACGACGGCGGCTCCCTCGGCGGCGAGATCGGCCGCCAGCTCGCGGCGGAGCCGGCGGCGCTCGCGACCGTGTCGGCGCTCCTCGCGGCCCTCGCCCTCGCGCCCGGCCTGCCCGCCGCGCCCTTCGTGGCGCTCTCGGCCGCCGCGGCGGGCGGGGCGCTCCACCTCTCCCGCCGGCGCGCGCGCCAGGCCGCCGCGCAGGCGGAGGCCCCCGCCCGCGCCGACGACCCCTTCGCGCCCCCGGCGCCGATCGTCCTCGAGCTCTCCGACGACCTCCTCGACGAGGCGCGCGCCGAGGACGGGCGCGCGCTGCGCGACGCGCTGGCCACCCTCCGCGAGCAGCTCTGGCGCGAGCTCGGCGTCCAGGTGCCGCCCGTCGTGCTGCGCCCCGCCCCGCTCGCGGCCGGCGCGTGGGCGCTGCTCGTCGACGAGGTGCCCGTCGCGTCCGGCCGCGCTGCGCGCGGGGAGCGCCTCGCGCTCGTCGCCCCGGACGAGCTCGCGCTCGTCGGCATCGCGTCCACGCCGGCCGAGGATCCGGCCAGCGGCGGCGCCGCGTCCCTCGTGAGCGACGCCGACGCCGCCCGCGCCGCCGCGCTCGGCCTCGCGCTCGGTCGGGTGGAGCGCCTCGTCCACGAGGCGGGCGCGGGGCTGCGCAAGGCGGCGCACCACCTCGTCGGCGTCCAGGAGGCGCAGGCGCTCCTCGACGCGCTCGAGCCCTCCGCGCCGGCCCTCGTCCGCGAGGCGAGCCGCCAGCTGCCGCCCGCGCTCCTCGCCGAGGTCCTCCGCCGGCTCGTCGAGGAGGGCGTCTCGGTGCGACCGCTGCGGACCATCCTGGAGGCGCTGCTCGAGGCCGGCGGGCCGGCGCCAGGAGCGGCCGCGCTCGCCGAGGCCTGCCGCCGCGCGCTCCGGCGCCACATCGCGCACCGGTTCGCCTGCGACGGCCCGCTCGCCGCATTGCTCATCGACCCCGCCGCCGAGCACACGATCCGCGAGGCGCTGGCCGGCGAGGCGCTCGCGCTCGAGCCGGGCACCGCCCGCGCGCTGCTGGACGCGCTGGCGGCCGAGACGCACGGCGCGCGAGCGCCCCCGGTCATCCTCGCAGCCGGCGACGTCCGGCGCGCCCTTCGGGGCCTCGTCGCTCCACGCTTCCCGCGCGTCGCGGTGCTCGCCTTCGAGGAGCTCCCCCCGGACCTGGCGGTCCGTCCGGTGGGGCGGCTCGGCCTGGCGGCGTGA
- a CDS encoding flagellar biosynthetic protein FliR, with translation MTQILPPELASRAPGALLAALRLLPVAMASPFLGGPLVPPIVRVALAAGLGAAVSAASAPPPVADGLALAAAGARELALGAVLAFLVSVPVEAARAAGRLADTFRGATLSELHVAPIRQRESAAGDLLAHWVVVLASWAGGDRLVVQGLLSTFAAVPPGARAALGGALPAVLAAAGELVAAAVAIAAPAAAGVLAVDLAIALVARVAPQLGAVNAAQPARAAVGLLALAAAASVAGGRLAAMVALSGRTIGSAAGIVP, from the coding sequence GTGACTCAGATCCTGCCCCCGGAGCTCGCGTCCCGCGCCCCCGGCGCGCTCCTCGCCGCGCTGCGCCTCCTGCCCGTGGCGATGGCGTCTCCGTTCCTCGGCGGTCCCCTCGTGCCGCCGATCGTGCGGGTCGCGCTCGCCGCTGGCCTGGGCGCGGCGGTGTCGGCGGCGAGCGCCCCGCCGCCCGTGGCGGACGGCCTCGCGCTCGCCGCGGCCGGCGCGCGCGAGCTCGCGCTCGGCGCCGTGCTCGCGTTCCTCGTCTCGGTGCCCGTGGAGGCCGCCCGCGCCGCGGGCCGGCTCGCCGACACCTTCCGCGGCGCCACCCTCTCCGAGCTGCACGTCGCGCCCATCCGCCAGCGCGAGAGCGCGGCGGGCGATCTGCTCGCCCACTGGGTCGTCGTCCTCGCCTCCTGGGCTGGCGGCGACCGGCTCGTGGTGCAGGGCCTGCTCTCGACCTTCGCCGCCGTCCCTCCCGGCGCGCGGGCGGCGCTCGGCGGCGCGCTCCCCGCCGTGCTCGCCGCGGCGGGCGAGCTGGTGGCGGCCGCGGTCGCCATCGCGGCGCCGGCCGCGGCGGGCGTGCTCGCCGTCGACCTCGCCATCGCGCTCGTCGCCCGCGTCGCCCCGCAGCTCGGCGCGGTCAACGCGGCTCAGCCCGCGCGCGCCGCCGTCGGGCTCCTCGCCCTCGCGGCGGCCGCCTCCGTCGCAGGTGGACGGCTGGCCGCGATGGTGGCGCTGTCGGGCCGCACGATCGGGAGCGCGGCGGGGATCGTCCCGTGA
- a CDS encoding flagellar biosynthetic protein FliQ, which yields MDPALLHVGREALLVVLVVSAPPLLAALAVGLVTGVLQAATQIQEPTVGVVPRLGAVLVALAVAAPWIGARVAQLARTCLDLTLRIAP from the coding sequence ATGGATCCCGCCCTCCTCCACGTCGGCCGCGAGGCCCTGCTCGTCGTGCTCGTCGTGTCGGCGCCGCCGCTCCTCGCCGCGCTGGCGGTGGGGCTCGTGACCGGCGTCCTCCAGGCCGCGACGCAGATCCAGGAGCCGACCGTGGGGGTGGTGCCGCGGCTCGGCGCCGTCCTCGTCGCGCTCGCCGTGGCGGCGCCCTGGATCGGCGCGCGCGTCGCCCAGCTCGCCCGCACCTGCCTCGACCTCACGCTCCGCATCGCGCCGTGA
- a CDS encoding YhjD/YihY/BrkB family envelope integrity protein has protein sequence MPGRGETRQRAARLLRSTWRALGTALRVLESDTVRLRAMALTYITLFALVPALVVAFSVVQAFTGMDRISDLVHEFLISNLAVGARDTLEPYLQRFVSNAHATSAGIVGGALLVWSAISLFTNVDAAVNDIWGVKRRRPLSQQAVIYWMGITLGPLLLAGSLTLAATGRAFLAGTGIRALAVAGSALLTCAFFALVYLLVPYTKVRIKSAVIAGLAAGVAWELAKWAYALGIGGIVRYHAIYGSVAAVPIFIFWLFVSWSIVLFGARLAFVIQYATALIQGGPQATSSTGREILAGQAMLQIARAFDRGEPPPDAGDVASRLGSSAEEAGEVLAALRNAGLVVSLTDGGLVPSRPLARLTLLDVRRALVGGAADLPQTRSPVAGIIREIEERAEERLAAVDFGALCEQRPATESGTSTALPPTGEAAERPARRA, from the coding sequence ATGCCGGGGCGCGGAGAGACGCGGCAGCGCGCGGCGCGCCTCCTCCGGTCGACGTGGCGCGCGCTGGGCACCGCGCTGCGGGTCCTCGAGAGCGACACCGTGCGCCTGCGCGCGATGGCGCTCACCTACATCACGCTGTTCGCGCTCGTCCCGGCCCTCGTCGTCGCCTTCTCGGTGGTGCAGGCCTTCACCGGGATGGACAGGATCTCCGACCTCGTCCACGAGTTCCTCATCTCGAACCTGGCCGTCGGCGCGCGCGACACGCTCGAGCCGTACCTGCAGCGCTTCGTGAGCAACGCCCACGCGACCAGCGCCGGGATCGTCGGCGGGGCGCTCCTCGTCTGGTCGGCGATCTCGCTCTTCACGAACGTCGACGCGGCGGTGAACGACATCTGGGGAGTGAAGCGGCGGCGGCCGCTCTCGCAGCAGGCGGTGATCTACTGGATGGGGATCACCCTCGGGCCGCTCCTGCTCGCGGGCTCCCTCACCCTCGCCGCCACCGGCCGGGCGTTCCTCGCCGGCACCGGCATCCGCGCGCTCGCGGTCGCTGGCAGCGCGCTCCTCACCTGCGCCTTCTTCGCGCTGGTCTACCTGCTCGTCCCCTACACGAAGGTCCGCATCAAGTCGGCGGTGATCGCCGGCCTGGCGGCGGGGGTCGCCTGGGAGCTCGCGAAGTGGGCGTACGCGCTGGGGATCGGCGGGATCGTCCGCTACCACGCGATCTACGGCTCGGTCGCGGCGGTCCCCATCTTCATCTTCTGGCTCTTCGTCTCGTGGTCGATCGTGCTGTTCGGCGCGCGCCTCGCGTTCGTCATCCAGTACGCGACCGCCCTCATCCAGGGCGGCCCCCAGGCGACGTCCAGCACCGGCAGGGAGATCCTCGCCGGGCAAGCCATGCTCCAGATCGCGAGGGCGTTCGACCGAGGGGAACCTCCGCCCGACGCGGGAGACGTGGCGAGCCGGCTCGGCTCGAGCGCCGAGGAGGCGGGCGAGGTCCTCGCGGCCTTGCGCAACGCCGGGCTCGTCGTCTCCCTCACGGATGGGGGGCTCGTCCCTTCCAGGCCGCTCGCCCGGCTCACCCTCCTCGACGTGCGCCGCGCGCTGGTGGGAGGGGCAGCAGATCTCCCGCAGACCCGCAGCCCGGTCGCCGGGATCATCCGTGAAATCGAGGAGCGAGCGGAGGAGCGCCTGGCCGCCGTCGACTTCGGCGCGCTCTGCGAGCAGCGGCCCGCCACCGAGTCCGGCACGTCTACGGCCCTGCCTCCGACCGGAGAAGCGGCCGAGCGACCTGCACGGCGGGCCTAG
- a CDS encoding flagellar biosynthesis protein FlhB has translation MTGDRTERPTPKRLREARRRGDVAQGRELGGAAALAGGLLALALTGPSMTRELASLLRAQLQAAAQPSADPAALLHAALVTVGRLALAPASAALAAAVLAGALQTGFVFAPGALSPRAERVNPLRGLRRLLSPASALAVLLGLAKAAVLLGVAVVWLRSAAPSLAGLARLDARALWGSLPMLGGLVARLVAAYALLALGDVALARFRHRRALRMTRDEVRREHKEDEGDPAHRAERRRLHRALLEAGPVSRATVVVVNPTHVAVALRHDRDGEDAPRVVAKGSGPAAARIRSAARRAGVPIVRDVPLARALHRLAEVGDEIPEELYEAAAAVLAHLYGLEVPP, from the coding sequence GTGACCGGCGACCGCACCGAACGACCCACGCCGAAGCGGCTCCGCGAGGCGCGCCGCCGCGGCGACGTCGCCCAGGGCCGCGAGCTCGGCGGCGCGGCGGCGCTCGCCGGCGGGCTCCTCGCGCTCGCGCTCACGGGCCCCTCCATGACGCGCGAGCTGGCGTCGCTCCTGCGCGCCCAGCTCCAGGCCGCGGCGCAGCCGTCCGCCGATCCCGCCGCGCTGCTGCACGCGGCGCTCGTGACGGTAGGGCGGCTCGCCCTCGCCCCCGCGAGCGCCGCCCTCGCCGCGGCCGTGCTCGCGGGCGCGCTGCAGACCGGCTTCGTCTTCGCCCCCGGCGCGCTCTCGCCGCGGGCGGAGCGCGTGAACCCGCTGCGGGGCCTGCGCCGGCTCCTCTCGCCGGCGAGCGCCCTCGCCGTGCTGCTCGGGCTCGCGAAGGCGGCGGTCCTGCTCGGGGTCGCCGTCGTCTGGCTCCGGTCCGCCGCCCCGAGCCTCGCCGGGCTCGCGCGGCTCGACGCGCGGGCGCTCTGGGGCTCGCTGCCGATGCTCGGCGGCCTCGTCGCGCGGCTCGTCGCCGCCTACGCGCTCCTGGCGCTCGGGGACGTCGCGCTCGCGCGCTTCCGCCACCGCCGGGCCCTCCGCATGACGCGCGACGAGGTGCGCCGCGAGCACAAGGAGGACGAGGGCGACCCTGCCCACCGGGCGGAGCGGCGCCGCCTGCACCGCGCCCTGCTCGAGGCCGGCCCCGTCTCCCGCGCCACGGTGGTCGTGGTGAACCCGACCCACGTCGCGGTGGCGCTGCGCCACGACCGCGACGGCGAGGACGCGCCGCGCGTCGTCGCGAAGGGGAGCGGGCCCGCCGCGGCCCGGATCCGGTCCGCCGCGCGGCGCGCCGGGGTCCCGATCGTGCGCGACGTCCCGCTCGCGCGCGCGCTCCACCGGCTCGCGGAGGTCGGCGACGAGATCCCGGAGGAGCTGTACGAGGCCGCCGCCGCGGTCCTCGCCCACCTGTACGGCCTGGAGGTCCCGCCATGA
- a CDS encoding HU family DNA-binding protein, with translation MLKSDLINILVVKRGVTQKQAESTIETIFDSMKDALCRGENIEIRGLGAFHVKHYDGYQGRNPKTGEVIPVKPKRGILFRTGKELRDRVNRPEALAKPLEPDTDDDGDGDGEGSEGAGSPPVAAGA, from the coding sequence ATGCTGAAGTCGGATCTCATCAACATCCTCGTGGTCAAGCGCGGCGTCACGCAGAAGCAGGCGGAGTCCACGATCGAGACGATCTTCGACTCGATGAAGGACGCCCTCTGTCGCGGAGAGAACATCGAGATCCGCGGGCTTGGCGCCTTCCACGTGAAGCACTACGACGGGTATCAGGGCCGTAACCCCAAGACCGGAGAGGTGATTCCGGTGAAGCCCAAGCGCGGGATCCTGTTCCGCACCGGCAAGGAGCTCCGGGATCGCGTGAACCGTCCCGAGGCGCTCGCGAAGCCGCTCGAGCCCGATACCGACGACGACGGCGACGGCGACGGCGAGGGCAGCGAGGGCGCCGGCTCGCCGCCGGTCGCCGCCGGCGCCTGA